From Drosophila busckii strain San Diego stock center, stock number 13000-0081.31 unplaced genomic scaffold, ASM1175060v1 chrUn_07, whole genome shotgun sequence, one genomic window encodes:
- the LOC108598536 gene encoding asparagine--tRNA ligase, cytoplasmic — MPTEQLAELAIGVLFTSEKRGSDESGNGTETKPYKTIMQAMRHAGKEPFPTIFVDSKDPEAAEPYEPAAKSQLKKIQKLFAREGQKNADKMKREAEDAEKRQQNLEEARKVKISEDPSWPAAQKIRISDGAEHRSKRVKINGWVHRLRRQGKGLMFITLRDGSGFLQCVLNDQLCQTYEAVVLSTESSVTLFGTLQLVPDGKTAPGGHELNVDYWELIGLAPPGGADAILNEEAHPDVQLDNRHIMIRGENTSKVLKMRSVVMQAFRAHYFDRGYTEVTPPTLVQTQVEGGSTLFTLKYFGEDAYLTQSSQLYLETCLPALGDVFTIAQSYRAEQSRTRRHLAEYTHIEAECPFLSFNDLLDRLEDLVTDVVDRVLKSPFGHLVHELNPDFKPPKKPFRRMEYADAIKWLKEHNVTKEDGSFYEFGEDIPEAPERKMTDTINEPILLIKFPLEIKSFYMSRCVEDQRLTESVDVLLPNVGEIIGGSMRIFNNDELFKGYEREGIDPKPYYWYTDQRVYGTVPHGGYGLGLERFLCWLLNRYHIREVCLYPRFLERCKP, encoded by the exons atgcctaCAGAACAGTTGGCGGAATTAGCAATTG GTGTGCTTTTCACATCGGAAAAGCGTGGCAGCGACGAGTCCGGAAATGGTACCGAGACCAAGCCCTACAAAACTATTATGCAGGCGATGCGTCATGCGGGTAAGGAACCTTTCCCCACTATCTTTGTCGATAGCAAGGACCCTGAGGCCGCTGAACCATATGAACCGGCGGCCAAGTCGCAGCTGAAGAAGATACAAAAGCTCTTTGCACGTGAGGGCCAAAAGAATGCTGACAAGATGAAACGCGAGGCCGAGGATGCGGAGAAGCGTCAACAGAATCTGGAGGAAGCACGCAAAGTCAAGATTAGCGAGGATCCCAGTTGGCCGGCTGCGCAGAAAATCCGCATTAGTGATGGTGCTGAGCATCGTAGCAAGCGCGTAAAGATCAACGGCTGGGTACATCGTCTACGCCGTCAGGGTAAGGGTTTGATGTTTATCACCCTACGCGATGGCTCTGGCTTTTTGCAATGCGTGCTGAACGATCAACTCTGCCAGACGTATGAGGCAGTGGTGTTGAGCACTGAAAGCTCGGTGACGCTCTTTGGTACGCTGCAACTGGTGCCGGACGGCAAGACGGCGCCTGGTGGCCATGAATTGAATGTGGATTACTGGGAGCTAATTGGTTTGGCGCCTCCTGGTGGCGCTGATGCAATTCTTAATGAGGAAGCGCATCCGGATGTGCAGCTGGATAACAGGCACATAATGATACGTGGCGAAAACACCTCAAAGGTGCTCAAGATGCGTTCCGTGGTAATGCAGGCATTCCGCGCACATTACTTTGATCGTGGTTACACCGAGGTGACACCACCCACACTGGTACAGACGCAGGTGGAGGGCGGTTCCACGCTCTTTACCCTGAAATATTTTGGAGAGGATGCTTATCTCACTCAGAGTTCCCAACTCTATTTGGAGACATGCCTACCAGCCTTGGGCGATGTCTTTACCATTGCACAGAGCTATCGCGCCGAACAGAGTCGCACGCGTCGTCATTTGGCGGAATATACACACATTGAAGCAGAGTGTCCTTTTCTTTCATTTAACGATCTATTAGATCGTCTGGAGGATCTGGTTACCGATGTTGTTGATCGTGTACTAAAGTCGCCTTTTGGTCATCTGGTGCATGAGCTCAATCCAGATTTCAAGCCGCCCAAGAAGCCTTTCAGGCGCATGGAATATGCCGATGCTATTAAGTGGTTGAAGGAGCACAATGTCACTAAGGAAGACGGCAGTTTTTATGAGTTCGGTGAGGACATACCCGAGGCGCCCGAACGCAAAATGACCGACACCATCAATGAGCCCATATTGCTCATTAAATTCCCGCTTGAGATTAAGTCATTTTATATGAGCCGCTGTGTCGAAGATCAGCGCCTTACCGAGAGCGTCGATGTGCTCTTGCCAAATGTGGGTGAAATCATTGGCGGCTCCATGAGGATTTTCAATAACGATGAGCTATTCAAAGGTTATGAACGTGAAGGTATTGACCCCAAACCATATTACTGGTATACGGATCAGCGAGTCTATGGAACCGTGCCGCATGGTGGTTATGGTCTGGGTCTAGAGCGTTTCCTCTGCTGGTTGCTAAACCGTTATCATATTCGCGAAGTCTGTCTCTATCCACGCTTCCTGGAGAGATGCAAGCCTTAA
- the LOC108601132 gene encoding dynactin subunit 6 has product MESNIKIFPKSVVCEESTLRGDITFSSGCVVHPSATIIAEAGPIIIGENCIVEEYATITHRLQPGASWDVNKILSIGGHNVFEVGCNVEASRIGDKNVFESKCYVGSGVSVSSGCVIGAGIQICMAQQLPENTIVYGQQALQREAIEKQGSQTLQIDFLRKVLPNYHHLRKPNYDPKKARSVV; this is encoded by the exons ATGGAAAGCAA cattaaaatattccCGAAATCTGTAGTGTGCGAGGAAAGCACCTTGCGCGGTGACATCACCTTCTCTTCTGGATGTGTTGTCCATCCAAGCGCCACCATTATAGCCGAGGCTGGACCTATCATCATTGGAGAAAACTGCATTGTAGAGGAATATGCTACCATAACACATCGATTACAACCTGGCGCCAGCTGGGATGTCAACAAAATTCTCAGCATTGGGGGTCACAATGTTTTCGAAGTTGGTTGCAACGTGGAGGCCTCACGCATAGGCGATAAAAATGTCTTTGAGAGCAAGTGCTATGTGGGCAGTGGTGTCAGCGTCTCGAGCGGCTGTGTGATTGGAGCTGGCATACAAATATGCATGGCTCAGCAACTACCGGAGAATACCATTGTCTATGGACAGCAGGCACTGCAGCGCGAGGCAATAGAAAAACAAGGTTCGCAGACGCTCCAAATCGACTTTTTAAGAAAAGTGCTACCAAACTACCATCATCTGCGCAAGCCCAACTATGATCCTAAAAAGGCTCGCAGcgttgtttag
- the LOC108601133 gene encoding probable DNA-directed RNA polymerases I and III subunit RPAC2, whose product MGALAELAGDEKNGDGSRTFVFMNEGHTLGNALKTIIARYPEVDFCGYTIPHPTEQKLHFRIQSHRERAIDLLKRGLEDLESLCDHTMDTFEKEMNSFNAAIAEST is encoded by the exons ATGGGAGCATTAGCAGAG ctGGCAGGTGATGAGAAAAATGGCGATGGATCCcgcacatttgtttttatgaacGAGGGCCATACATTGGGCAATGCCTTAAAGACAATCATAGCTCGCTATCCAGAGGTGGACTTTTGCGGGTATACAATACCACATCCGACAGAACAGAAGCTACATTTTCGCATTCAATCTCATCGAGAGCGCGCCATAGATTTGCTTAAACGTGGCTTGGAGGATCTGGAGTCGCTCTGCGATCATACAATGGATACATTTGAAAAGGAAATGAATAGCTTTAATGCCGCAATTGCAGAGagtacataa